The stretch of DNA GCTCGGGCTGGTGCTCTATATCTACCGGCGCGACCTGCCGCTGCGGTTGCGCGGGCCTGAGCTGCGCTACCTCATCCCCGAGCGCGCGTTGACGGGTACGATCGTGCGGAAAGGCCTGCCGATGGGTGCGCAGATGCTCGTCATGTCGACCGCGGGGCTCGCGATGGTCGGACTGGTCAACCGGCTCGGCGTGGATACGGCCGCGGCCTATGCGGTGTCGCAGCAGCTCTGGACCTATATCCAGATGCCCGCGCTCGCGATCGGCGCGGCGGTCAGCTCGATGGCGGCGCAGAATATCGGCGCGGGCCGCTGGGACCGGGTCGGCGACATCACCAAATACGGCCTGCTCTTCAATATCGCGCTGACCGGCGCGATGGTCGGCGTGGTGATCCTGTTCGACCGGCCGGTGATGACGCTGTTCATCGGCGGCGACAGCCCTGCGCTGCCGATCGCGCGGCATATCCAGCTGATCGCGAGCTGGAACTTCATCCTGTTCGGCATGACGATGGTGCTGTTCTCGACGGTGCGCGCGAACGGCGCGGTGATCGCGCCGCTGATCGCGCTGATCATCGCGCTGTATCCGGTGCGGATCGGCTTTGCGCTGCTGGCCAAGCCGTGGCTTGGGCCGGATGCGCTGTGGTGGAGCTTCCCGCTGGGATCGGCGGCGACGCTGGCGATCGCGATCGGGTACTACCGGTACGGCAATTGGCGGAAGGGTGCGCTGGTGGTTCCCGAGGATTGCGAAGAGGGCGCCCACGCGATGACCGAACCGGGCGGGCGGTTGCAGCCTACGGGGTGAGGCGAGGCAAAGCTTCTCTGTCAAAGGCTCCAGCAC from Sphingomonas sp. HMP9 encodes:
- a CDS encoding MATE family efflux transporter, coding for MSDLQSDVRPGKPPPGGRSGPKPGQRDLTAGHIGRTLLAFALPTLGSNILQSLNGSINAIWVGRYLGEGALAATSNANIIMFLTFGAVFGFGMAATILVGQSFGRHDIDGARRAFGSAVGLVLGGAIVIAALGWVFAPEILHLLATPGDAMPLALAYLRVIFLGLPASMMMVLLMMGLRGTGDSMTPLWFMLLSAILDSGFNPLLIAGIGPFPQLGIAGSAMATLIASHVSLLGLVLYIYRRDLPLRLRGPELRYLIPERALTGTIVRKGLPMGAQMLVMSTAGLAMVGLVNRLGVDTAAAYAVSQQLWTYIQMPALAIGAAVSSMAAQNIGAGRWDRVGDITKYGLLFNIALTGAMVGVVILFDRPVMTLFIGGDSPALPIARHIQLIASWNFILFGMTMVLFSTVRANGAVIAPLIALIIALYPVRIGFALLAKPWLGPDALWWSFPLGSAATLAIAIGYYRYGNWRKGALVVPEDCEEGAHAMTEPGGRLQPTG